In one Ochotona princeps isolate mOchPri1 chromosome 16, mOchPri1.hap1, whole genome shotgun sequence genomic region, the following are encoded:
- the NFAT5 gene encoding nuclear factor of activated T-cells 5 isoform X4 yields MPSDFISLLSADLDLESPKSLYSRESVYDLLPKELQLPPSRETSVASMSQTSGGEAGSPPPAVVAADASSAPSSSSMGGACSSFTTSSSPTIYSTSVTDSKAMQVEGCSSAVGVSNRGVSEKQFTGNTVQQHPSTPKRHTVLYISPPPEDLLDNSRMSCQDEGCGLESEQSCSMWMEDSPSNFSNMSTSSYNDNTEVPRKSRKRNPKQRPGIKRRDCEESNMDIFDADSAKAPHYVLSQLTTDNKGNSKAGNGTMENQKGSGVKKSPMLCGQYPVKSEGKELKIVVQPETQHRARYLTEGSRGSVKDRTQQGFPTVKLEGHNEPVVLQVFVGNDSGRVKPHGFYQACRVTGRNTTPCKEVDIEGTTVIEVGLDPSNNMTLAVDCVGILKLRNADVEARIGIAGSKKKSTRARLVFRVNIMRKDGSTLTLQTPSSPILCTQPAGVPEILKKSLHSCSVKGEEEVFLIGKNFLKGTKVIFQENMSDENSWKSEAEIDMELFHQNHLIVKVPPYHDQHITLPVSVGIYVVTNAGKSHDVQPFTYTPDPAAGALNVNVKKEISSPARPCSFEEAMKAMKTTGCNLDKVNILPNALITPLISSTMIKSEDVTPMEITAEKRSSPIFKTTKTVGSTQQTLENISNIAGNASFSSPSSSHLSSENEKQQQIQAKAYNPETLTTIQTQDISQAGTFPAVSASSQLPNSEALLQQATQFQTRETQSREVLQSDGTVVNLSQLTEAPQQQPPLQEQAQTLQQQISPNIFPSPNSVSQLQSTIQQLQAGNFAGSSASANSGSVDLVQQVLEAQQQLSSVLFSAPDGNENVQEQLSADIFQQVSQIQNSVSPGIFSSTEPTVHTRPDNLIPGRAESVHPQSENALSSQQQQQQQQQVMESSAAMVMEMQQSICQAAAQIQSELFPSTASASGNLQQSPVYQQPSHMMSALSSSEDMQMQCELFSSSPAVSGNETSTTTTQQVATPGTSIFQTSSSGDGEETGAQAKQIQSSVFQTMVQMQHNGDSPSQVNLFPSTKSMMSVQNSGTQQQNNGLFQQSSEMMSLQSGNFLQQSSHSQAQLFHTQNPIADAQNLSQEAQGSIFHSPNPIVHSQTSTNSSEQIQSSMFHSQSTMTVLQGSSVPQDQQSPNIFLSQSPMNNLQANTVAQEEQISFFAAQNSISPLQSTSNTEQQAAFQQQTAITHIQNPMLSQEQTQSSQQSLFQPQVSLGSLPPNAMPQNQQGTIFQSQHSMVAMQSNSPAQEQQQQQQQQQAQQQQQQQQQQQSMLFSNQNTMAAMASQKQPPPNMIFSPNQNPMASQEQQNQAIFHQQSNMAPMNQEQQPMQFQNQPPVSSLQNPGPSQSESPQTSLFHSSPQIQLVQGSPNSQEQQVTLFLSPASMSALQTSINQQDMQQSPLYSSQNNLPGIQGATSSPQPQAPLFHNTAGGTMNQLQNSPGSSQQTSGMFLFGIQNNCSQLLTSGPATLPDQLMAISQPGQPQNESQSPVTTLLSQQMPENSPLASSLNTNQNMEKIDLLVSLQNQGNNLTGSF; encoded by the exons ATGCTTCTTcagctccctcctcttcctccatggGCGGTGCTTGCAGCTCCTTTACCACCTCTTCCAGCCCTACCATTTATTCTACCTCAGTCACCGACAGCAAGGCTATGCAAGTGGAGGGCTGCTCCTCAGCCGTGGGGGTAAGTAACAGAGGGGTAAGTGAAAAGCAGTTCACCGGTAACACAGTCCAGCAGCATCCTTCCACACCGAAGAGACACACAGTCTTGTACATCTCACCACCCCCTGAAGACTTGCTGGATAACAGTCGGATGTCCTGCCAGGATGAGGGATGTGGACTGGAATCTGAGCAGAGCTGCAGTATGTGGATGGAGGATTCCCCCTCCAACTTCAGtaacatgagcaccagttcctacAATGATAACACTGAGGTACCTCGTAAATCACGAAAACGAAATCCAAAGCAGAGGCCTGGGATCAAACGACGAGATTGTGAAGAATCCAATATGGATATATTTGATGCCGACAGTGCCAAAGCACCTCACTATGTGCTTTCTCAGCTTACCACGGACAACAAAGGCAACTCAAAAGCTGGAAATGG AACCATGGAAAATCAAAAAGGAAGTGGAGTAAAGAAGAGCCCTATGTTGTGTGGACAGTATCCTGTTAAGAGTGAGGGAAAGGAGCTGAAGATAGTAGTACAGCCGGAGACCCAGCACCGCGCTCGGTACCTGACAGAGGGCAGTCGTGGCTCAGTGAAAGACAGAACACAGCAGGGTTTTCCGACAGTAAAG CTGGAAGGCCATAATGAACCAGTAGTGTTGCAGGTGTTTGTGGGCAATGACTCTGGTCGAGTGAAACCACATGGATTTTATCAGGCCTGCAGAGTAACTGGACGAAATACAACTCCCTGCAAAGAAGTGGACATTGAAGGCACTACTGTTATAGAAGTTGGCCTTGATCCTAGCAACAATATGACCCTGGC GGTGGACTGTGTAGGAATATTAAAATTGAGGAATGCTGATGTTGAAGCCCGAATAGGAATTGCTGGTTCCAAGAAAAAAAGCACTCGTGCCAGATTGGTTTTTCGCGTTAATATCATGAGGAAAGATGGCTCTACTTTGACTCTACAAACACCCTCTTCTCCAATTTTGTGTA CTCAGCCAGCAGGAGTGCcagaaatcttaaagaaaagcttACATAGTTGTTCAgtgaaaggagaagaagaagtgTTCTTAATTGGCAAGAATTTTCTGAAAGGAACTAAagttatttttcaagaaaatatgtcTG ATGAAAACTCTTGGAAGTCAGAAGCTGAAATTGACATGGAATTGTTTCATCAG aatcaTCTTATTGTGAAGGTTCCACCATATCATGATCAACATATAACTTTACCTGTATCTGTGGGAATATATGTAGTGACCAATGCTGGAAAATCTCATGATGTTCAACCATTCACTTACACTCCAGACCCAG CAGCTGGTGCTTTGAATGTAAATGTGAAGAAGGAAATATCTAGTCCAGCGAGACCTTGCTCTTTTGAAGAGGCCATGAAAG CAATGAAAACTACTGGATGTAACTTGGATAAAGTAAATATTCTTCCTAATGCTCTGATCACTCCACTGATATCAAGCACTATGATTAAAAGTGAAGATGTTACTCCAATGGAAATAAcagcagaaaaaagatcttctccTATTTTTAAG actaCTAAGACAGTTGGATCAACTCAGCAAACTTTAGAAAATATCTCTAATATAGCAGGAAATGCGTCCTTTTCATCTCCATCATCTTCCCATTTATCGTCTGAaaatgaaaagcagcagcagatccaGGCTAAGGCATACAACCCAGAGACCCTGACGACTATCCAAACACAGGACATCTCACAGGCCGGTACTTTTCCAGCAGTTTCTGCCTCTAGTCAGCTGCCCAACAGTGAGGCCTTACTGCAGCAGGCTACACAGTTTCAGACAAGAGAAACCCAATCTAGAGAAGTGTTACAGTCGGATGGCACAGTGGTTAATTTGTCACAACTGACTGAGGCACCACAACAACAGCCACCACTACAAGAACAAGCACAGACTTTACAGCAGCAGATTTCACCAAATATTTTTCCGTCACCAAATAGTGTGAGTCAGCTACAGAGTACTATTCAGCAGTTACAAGCAGGAAATTTTGCAGGCAGTAGTGCTAGTGCCAACAGTGGAAGTGTTGACTTGGTCCAACAAGTTTTAGAGGCACAACAACAGTtatcttcagttttattttctgctCCAGATGGTAATGAGAATGTTCAAGAACAGCTTAGTGCAGACATTTTTCAACAAGTCAGTCAAATTCAAAATAGCGTAAGCCCTGGAATATTCTCCTCAACAGAGCCAACAGTCCATACCAGGCCAGATAACTTAATACCTGGACGAGCTGAAAGTGTTCATCCACAGTCTGAAAACGCATTGTCAagccaacaacagcagcaacagcaacagcaagtgATGGAGTCGTCGGCTGCAATGGTGATGGAGATGCAACAGAGTATCTGCCAGGCAGCTGCTCAGATCCAGTCAGAGCTATTTCCTTCAACTGCCTCAGCAAGTGGAAACCTTCAGCAGTCGCCTGTTTACCAACAGCCTTCTCATATGATGAGTGCATTGTCTTCCAGTGAGGACATGCAGATGCAGTGtgaattgttttcttcttctcctgCAGTTTCAGGAAATGAAACTTCTACAACCACAACACAGCAGGTTGCAACCCCTGGCACCTCTATTTTTCAGACATCAAGTTCGGGAGATGGAGAAGAAACTGGAGCACAAGCAAAACAGATTCAGAGCAGTGTCTTTCAGACCATGGTCCAAATGCAACATAATGGAGACAGTCCATCTCAAGTTAACCTTTTTCCATCTACAAAAAGTATGATGAGTGTTCAGAATAGTGGTACCCAGCAACAAAATAATGGTTTATTCCAGCAGAGTAGTGAGATGATGTCACTTCAATCTGGGAATTTTTTACAGCAGTCTTCTCATTCACAGGCTCAGCTTTTTCACACTCAGAATCCTATTGCCGATGCTCAGAACCTTTCCCAGGAAGCTCAAGGCTCTATTTTTCACAGTCCAAATCCCATTGTCCATAGTCAGACTTCCACAAATTCCTCTGAACAAATTCAGTCTTCAATGTTTCACTCTCAAAGCACCATGACTGTGTTACAGGGCTCTTCAGTTCCTCAGGACCAGCAGTCACCCAACATATTTCTTTCCCAAAGTCCTATGAATAATCTTCAAGCTAACACAGTAGCCCAAGaagaacagatttcattttttgcagcccagaactccatttctCCTCTTCAGTCAACATCAAACACTGAACAACAAGCTGCTTTCCAACAGCAGACTGCAATAACACACATCCAGAATCCTATGCTTTCACAGGAACAGACACAATCTTCCCAACAAAGTTTATTTCAGCCACAAGTATCCCTGGGCTCTCTTCCACCTAATGCAATGCCTCAGAACCAACAAGGAACAATTTTCCAGTCACAGCATTCAATGGTGGCAATGCAGAGCAACTCTccagcccaggagcagcagcagcagcagcaacagcagcaagcacaacagcagcagcagcagcagcaacagcagcaaagcaTGTTGTTCAGCAATCAAAATACTATGGCTGCAATGGCATCTCAAAAGCAGCCACCACCAAACATGATATTCAGCCCAAATCAAAATCCGATGGCCAGCCAGGAACAACAGAACCAGGCAATTTTTCACCAACAAAGCAACATGGCTCCAATGAATCAAGAACAGCAGCCAATGCAATTCCAAAATCAGCCCCCAGTTTCGTCTCTTCAAAACCCAGGTCCCAGCCAGTCTGAATCACCACAGACCTCCTTGTTCCACAGCTCTCCTCAGATTCAATTGGTACAAGGATCACCAAATTCCCAAGAACAACAAGTAACACTGTTTCTGTCTCCAGCATCCATGTCTGCATTGCAAACCAGTATAAACCAACAGGACATGCAGCAGTCTCCTCTGTATTCCTCTCAGAACAACTTGCCGGGAATCCAAGGAGCCACTTCTTCACCTCAGCCACAGGCTCCTTTATTTCACAACACCGCAGGAGGTACAATGAACCAATTACAGAATTCTCCTGGCTCATCTCAGCAGACTTCGGGAATGTTCTTGTTTGGCATTCAAAATA
- the NFAT5 gene encoding nuclear factor of activated T-cells 5 isoform X5 produces MGGACSSFTTSSSPTIYSTSVTDSKAMQVEGCSSAVGVSNRGVSEKQFTGNTVQQHPSTPKRHTVLYISPPPEDLLDNSRMSCQDEGCGLESEQSCSMWMEDSPSNFSNMSTSSYNDNTEVPRKSRKRNPKQRPGIKRRDCEESNMDIFDADSAKAPHYVLSQLTTDNKGNSKAGNGTMENQKGSGVKKSPMLCGQYPVKSEGKELKIVVQPETQHRARYLTEGSRGSVKDRTQQGFPTVKLEGHNEPVVLQVFVGNDSGRVKPHGFYQACRVTGRNTTPCKEVDIEGTTVIEVGLDPSNNMTLAVDCVGILKLRNADVEARIGIAGSKKKSTRARLVFRVNIMRKDGSTLTLQTPSSPILCTQPAGVPEILKKSLHSCSVKGEEEVFLIGKNFLKGTKVIFQENMSDENSWKSEAEIDMELFHQNHLIVKVPPYHDQHITLPVSVGIYVVTNAGKSHDVQPFTYTPDPAAAGALNVNVKKEISSPARPCSFEEAMKAMKTTGCNLDKVNILPNALITPLISSTMIKSEDVTPMEITAEKRSSPIFKTTKTVGSTQQTLENISNIAGNASFSSPSSSHLSSENEKQQQIQAKAYNPETLTTIQTQDISQAGTFPAVSASSQLPNSEALLQQATQFQTRETQSREVLQSDGTVVNLSQLTEAPQQQPPLQEQAQTLQQQISPNIFPSPNSVSQLQSTIQQLQAGNFAGSSASANSGSVDLVQQVLEAQQQLSSVLFSAPDGNENVQEQLSADIFQQVSQIQNSVSPGIFSSTEPTVHTRPDNLIPGRAESVHPQSENALSSQQQQQQQQQVMESSAAMVMEMQQSICQAAAQIQSELFPSTASASGNLQQSPVYQQPSHMMSALSSSEDMQMQCELFSSSPAVSGNETSTTTTQQVATPGTSIFQTSSSGDGEETGAQAKQIQSSVFQTMVQMQHNGDSPSQVNLFPSTKSMMSVQNSGTQQQNNGLFQQSSEMMSLQSGNFLQQSSHSQAQLFHTQNPIADAQNLSQEAQGSIFHSPNPIVHSQTSTNSSEQIQSSMFHSQSTMTVLQGSSVPQDQQSPNIFLSQSPMNNLQANTVAQEEQISFFAAQNSISPLQSTSNTEQQAAFQQQTAITHIQNPMLSQEQTQSSQQSLFQPQVSLGSLPPNAMPQNQQGTIFQSQHSMVAMQSNSPAQEQQQQQQQQQAQQQQQQQQQQQSMLFSNQNTMAAMASQKQPPPNMIFSPNQNPMASQEQQNQAIFHQQSNMAPMNQEQQPMQFQNQPPVSSLQNPGPSQSESPQTSLFHSSPQIQLVQGSPNSQEQQVTLFLSPASMSALQTSINQQDMQQSPLYSSQNNLPGIQGATSSPQPQAPLFHNTAGGTMNQLQNSPGSSQQTSGMFLFGIQNNCSQLLTSGPATLPDQLMAISQPGQPQNESQSPVTTLLSQQMPENSPLASSLNTNQNMEKIDLLVSLQNQGNNLTGSF; encoded by the exons atggGCGGTGCTTGCAGCTCCTTTACCACCTCTTCCAGCCCTACCATTTATTCTACCTCAGTCACCGACAGCAAGGCTATGCAAGTGGAGGGCTGCTCCTCAGCCGTGGGGGTAAGTAACAGAGGGGTAAGTGAAAAGCAGTTCACCGGTAACACAGTCCAGCAGCATCCTTCCACACCGAAGAGACACACAGTCTTGTACATCTCACCACCCCCTGAAGACTTGCTGGATAACAGTCGGATGTCCTGCCAGGATGAGGGATGTGGACTGGAATCTGAGCAGAGCTGCAGTATGTGGATGGAGGATTCCCCCTCCAACTTCAGtaacatgagcaccagttcctacAATGATAACACTGAGGTACCTCGTAAATCACGAAAACGAAATCCAAAGCAGAGGCCTGGGATCAAACGACGAGATTGTGAAGAATCCAATATGGATATATTTGATGCCGACAGTGCCAAAGCACCTCACTATGTGCTTTCTCAGCTTACCACGGACAACAAAGGCAACTCAAAAGCTGGAAATGG AACCATGGAAAATCAAAAAGGAAGTGGAGTAAAGAAGAGCCCTATGTTGTGTGGACAGTATCCTGTTAAGAGTGAGGGAAAGGAGCTGAAGATAGTAGTACAGCCGGAGACCCAGCACCGCGCTCGGTACCTGACAGAGGGCAGTCGTGGCTCAGTGAAAGACAGAACACAGCAGGGTTTTCCGACAGTAAAG CTGGAAGGCCATAATGAACCAGTAGTGTTGCAGGTGTTTGTGGGCAATGACTCTGGTCGAGTGAAACCACATGGATTTTATCAGGCCTGCAGAGTAACTGGACGAAATACAACTCCCTGCAAAGAAGTGGACATTGAAGGCACTACTGTTATAGAAGTTGGCCTTGATCCTAGCAACAATATGACCCTGGC GGTGGACTGTGTAGGAATATTAAAATTGAGGAATGCTGATGTTGAAGCCCGAATAGGAATTGCTGGTTCCAAGAAAAAAAGCACTCGTGCCAGATTGGTTTTTCGCGTTAATATCATGAGGAAAGATGGCTCTACTTTGACTCTACAAACACCCTCTTCTCCAATTTTGTGTA CTCAGCCAGCAGGAGTGCcagaaatcttaaagaaaagcttACATAGTTGTTCAgtgaaaggagaagaagaagtgTTCTTAATTGGCAAGAATTTTCTGAAAGGAACTAAagttatttttcaagaaaatatgtcTG ATGAAAACTCTTGGAAGTCAGAAGCTGAAATTGACATGGAATTGTTTCATCAG aatcaTCTTATTGTGAAGGTTCCACCATATCATGATCAACATATAACTTTACCTGTATCTGTGGGAATATATGTAGTGACCAATGCTGGAAAATCTCATGATGTTCAACCATTCACTTACACTCCAGACCCAG CAGCAGCTGGTGCTTTGAATGTAAATGTGAAGAAGGAAATATCTAGTCCAGCGAGACCTTGCTCTTTTGAAGAGGCCATGAAAG CAATGAAAACTACTGGATGTAACTTGGATAAAGTAAATATTCTTCCTAATGCTCTGATCACTCCACTGATATCAAGCACTATGATTAAAAGTGAAGATGTTACTCCAATGGAAATAAcagcagaaaaaagatcttctccTATTTTTAAG actaCTAAGACAGTTGGATCAACTCAGCAAACTTTAGAAAATATCTCTAATATAGCAGGAAATGCGTCCTTTTCATCTCCATCATCTTCCCATTTATCGTCTGAaaatgaaaagcagcagcagatccaGGCTAAGGCATACAACCCAGAGACCCTGACGACTATCCAAACACAGGACATCTCACAGGCCGGTACTTTTCCAGCAGTTTCTGCCTCTAGTCAGCTGCCCAACAGTGAGGCCTTACTGCAGCAGGCTACACAGTTTCAGACAAGAGAAACCCAATCTAGAGAAGTGTTACAGTCGGATGGCACAGTGGTTAATTTGTCACAACTGACTGAGGCACCACAACAACAGCCACCACTACAAGAACAAGCACAGACTTTACAGCAGCAGATTTCACCAAATATTTTTCCGTCACCAAATAGTGTGAGTCAGCTACAGAGTACTATTCAGCAGTTACAAGCAGGAAATTTTGCAGGCAGTAGTGCTAGTGCCAACAGTGGAAGTGTTGACTTGGTCCAACAAGTTTTAGAGGCACAACAACAGTtatcttcagttttattttctgctCCAGATGGTAATGAGAATGTTCAAGAACAGCTTAGTGCAGACATTTTTCAACAAGTCAGTCAAATTCAAAATAGCGTAAGCCCTGGAATATTCTCCTCAACAGAGCCAACAGTCCATACCAGGCCAGATAACTTAATACCTGGACGAGCTGAAAGTGTTCATCCACAGTCTGAAAACGCATTGTCAagccaacaacagcagcaacagcaacagcaagtgATGGAGTCGTCGGCTGCAATGGTGATGGAGATGCAACAGAGTATCTGCCAGGCAGCTGCTCAGATCCAGTCAGAGCTATTTCCTTCAACTGCCTCAGCAAGTGGAAACCTTCAGCAGTCGCCTGTTTACCAACAGCCTTCTCATATGATGAGTGCATTGTCTTCCAGTGAGGACATGCAGATGCAGTGtgaattgttttcttcttctcctgCAGTTTCAGGAAATGAAACTTCTACAACCACAACACAGCAGGTTGCAACCCCTGGCACCTCTATTTTTCAGACATCAAGTTCGGGAGATGGAGAAGAAACTGGAGCACAAGCAAAACAGATTCAGAGCAGTGTCTTTCAGACCATGGTCCAAATGCAACATAATGGAGACAGTCCATCTCAAGTTAACCTTTTTCCATCTACAAAAAGTATGATGAGTGTTCAGAATAGTGGTACCCAGCAACAAAATAATGGTTTATTCCAGCAGAGTAGTGAGATGATGTCACTTCAATCTGGGAATTTTTTACAGCAGTCTTCTCATTCACAGGCTCAGCTTTTTCACACTCAGAATCCTATTGCCGATGCTCAGAACCTTTCCCAGGAAGCTCAAGGCTCTATTTTTCACAGTCCAAATCCCATTGTCCATAGTCAGACTTCCACAAATTCCTCTGAACAAATTCAGTCTTCAATGTTTCACTCTCAAAGCACCATGACTGTGTTACAGGGCTCTTCAGTTCCTCAGGACCAGCAGTCACCCAACATATTTCTTTCCCAAAGTCCTATGAATAATCTTCAAGCTAACACAGTAGCCCAAGaagaacagatttcattttttgcagcccagaactccatttctCCTCTTCAGTCAACATCAAACACTGAACAACAAGCTGCTTTCCAACAGCAGACTGCAATAACACACATCCAGAATCCTATGCTTTCACAGGAACAGACACAATCTTCCCAACAAAGTTTATTTCAGCCACAAGTATCCCTGGGCTCTCTTCCACCTAATGCAATGCCTCAGAACCAACAAGGAACAATTTTCCAGTCACAGCATTCAATGGTGGCAATGCAGAGCAACTCTccagcccaggagcagcagcagcagcagcaacagcagcaagcacaacagcagcagcagcagcagcaacagcagcaaagcaTGTTGTTCAGCAATCAAAATACTATGGCTGCAATGGCATCTCAAAAGCAGCCACCACCAAACATGATATTCAGCCCAAATCAAAATCCGATGGCCAGCCAGGAACAACAGAACCAGGCAATTTTTCACCAACAAAGCAACATGGCTCCAATGAATCAAGAACAGCAGCCAATGCAATTCCAAAATCAGCCCCCAGTTTCGTCTCTTCAAAACCCAGGTCCCAGCCAGTCTGAATCACCACAGACCTCCTTGTTCCACAGCTCTCCTCAGATTCAATTGGTACAAGGATCACCAAATTCCCAAGAACAACAAGTAACACTGTTTCTGTCTCCAGCATCCATGTCTGCATTGCAAACCAGTATAAACCAACAGGACATGCAGCAGTCTCCTCTGTATTCCTCTCAGAACAACTTGCCGGGAATCCAAGGAGCCACTTCTTCACCTCAGCCACAGGCTCCTTTATTTCACAACACCGCAGGAGGTACAATGAACCAATTACAGAATTCTCCTGGCTCATCTCAGCAGACTTCGGGAATGTTCTTGTTTGGCATTCAAAATA